In the genome of Acidovorax sp. 69, the window CATGCGTCGGCCCGGTCGGATCCACCGGTCGGCGACAACGGTGCCAAAGGCACAGACACCGCGTGGGACGAGGGCGCCGACGCGGCTGAGGGTGTGGCACTGGCCGCCATGCGCGAACCCACGAACTGGCGCAATGCCTGCGCCCCACGGCTGGCAAACTGCGCCACAGTGTGTGCGGGTGCGTCGCCCACCACACGGGCCAGGTCTTCCTCGACATCCCAGCGCACATGATCGACCAGCCAGTTGATTTCGGCGGCCAGTTGCACGTCCCCTTCAATCCGAATGGCGGGCTTATCGCCCCGCAGTGCTCCCTGGGCCAGGGTCAGCGGTGATGTTTCGGTCACATCCAGACGCAGGTCTGGCACGGCAGCCTCAGGCGCCAGATTGAACAATCCGGCGGGCGTAATGACCAACGCCAGCGAATAGACACGCCATTGCACCTGGGCGATGCGCCCTTTTTGCCGCACCAGGCGGTCCATGGCCTCCTTCTCCTGCATGAGGACATGGTTCAGGAACAGCACCATGCGCTGTTGCATCTCGTGCACCAGCCATTGCGGGGGTTGCGGCCCGGCGGCTACCCGCTCAAAGAGGCCGTCCAGAAACGAAAAAGGGGACTGTGGTGTTGCCATAGTCCCCGATTATTCCCTGAACTGGGATAGCCCCACAGCGGGGGCTCTGCTTTGTTACTGAAGCGCCTGCACGCCTGCGACCAGCCAGCCGCTGCTGCTGCCCACCTTGGGCTTGGTCATGTTCCAGACCTCACGGAAGGGGCTCGGACCGGCCGAAGGCTCTTCGCGGATCATGCCGGAGAACTCGACGCTGGCCATATAGCCGTCGCCCAATTCTTCGATGCCCAGCAGTTGCGCTTCGATCATGACCACATCGGTGTGGTTGGGCTGCACGCCCCGATGCGCTTCACGTTCGGACAACTGGGTACGAATTTCGTCGAGCATGCTGTCGGTCATCATGGAGCGCAAGGTGTTGATGTCCGAACTGTCCCATGCGGCCTGCAGCGTGACAAAGTTGCGCTTGGCAGCAGTCAGGAAGCCTTCGGTATCGAAATCAGCCGGGACACCCCAGTTCTGCGAACCTGACAGCCCGGAACCAATGACCACGCCCGTTCCCGCGCCCCCCTGTGCACCGCGCGAGGCGTCAAATGCCATGCTGCTGCGTTCCCAGGGACGCGCCGAAGCGTCATTGCCCACGTTGTTGGGGCTGTACTGCGGAGGCACCTGAGCGGCAGCAGGCGAAGCCGCACCAGCGCCCTGGAACGCAAACGGCGCGCCACCTGCGGCAGCGCCGCTGTTACCACCACCGCCACTGCGGGCGCGCATCACCATCTTGAAGACGGCGAATGCAGCGAACGCCAACAGCGCAATCATGAGGATGTTGCCGAAACCGGCCCCCAGACCCAACGAATGGGCCAGCCAGGCAAGACCCAAACCGGCGGCCAAGCCGCCCAGCATGGCGCCCCAAGGCTTCTTGGCGGGCACGGCAGGGGTCGCTGCAGGCGCTGCGGCAGCCGGCTTCGCCGCAGCCGCGTTGGTGACATTTTGGGCAGGAGCACCGGGTGTGGCGGGCGGCGTTGCCGACTCGCGCTGGGTGACATTGCTTGACTGCTTGCCCAGCGATTTGCCACCACCCAGTCGCCGCGCAGCGTCGGCATCGGCGTGTGCAAACGCCAGCATCGCAACCAACACCACAGACCACAGTTTCATCATGACTTCTCCGTCTCCGTTATTTCCCGAGCAAACCGCTCAGCACTTGATTCCAACATGGAGGGCCACAATTCCCCCCGTCATGTTGTGATAGTCCACATGCCCAAAGCCATTTTTTTGCATGAGGCTTTTGAGCTCTTCCTGCCCTGGGTGCATCCGAATGGACTCGGCCAGGTAGCGATAGCTGGCGTCATCGCCCGCCACCAATTTGCCCAGCTGGGGCAACACCTTGAACGAATACCAGTCGTACACCTTCTCCAGAGGCTTGGCCACCTTCGAAAATTCAAGCACCAGCAGCTTGCCGCCGGGCTTGAGCACTCGGCACATCTCGGCGATGGCCTGGTCCTTGTGTGTCATGTTGCGCAGGCCAAAAGCCACGCTCACCACGTCAAAATGGGCGTCTGGGAACGGCAGTTTCTCCGCATCGCAGACCAGCGTGGGCAGCACCACCCCTGCATCGATCAGGCGGTCGCGCCCCACGCGCAGCATGGCTTCATTGATGTCGGTGTGCACCACACGGCCCGATGCACCCACCTTCTTGGAAAACGCCAGCGCCAGGTCGCCCGTGCCGCCCGCAATATCGAGCACCTGGCTGCCTTCGCTGAGGTTGGCCACCATCACCGTATAGGCCTTCCAGGCACGGTGCATGCCCGCCGACATGAGGTCGTTCATCACATCGTATTTGGAGGCCACGGAGTCGAACACACCGCGCACGCGGCGTGCCTTTTCCTGTTCTTCCACCGACTGAAAACCAAAATGCGTGGTGCTCATAAGAATCATGCTAGGCGCGTGGGCGCCAGAGGTACAGCGACAACCCCGCACTGTATTGGGGCATCTGTCGCAATTTGGACAACGCCATTGAAGAGAAAAGAGCCGCTAGCGCTTATGTATATTGCGCTGGAAGCTACTCTTTCAATAGCACCTTGAGAGACAGGGGTTTGCACCGGCTTCGGGGCTTCGCAGGAAACAAGGCCTGCCTGCACAACCTCAGTGGCCGCCGCAGGCGTGCCCGCCCCCTGCTCCGCCCTTGGGCGACATGGGCGCATCGCGATCTGCCCCGGCAGCCGCCA includes:
- a CDS encoding Tim44 domain-containing protein, with amino-acid sequence MMKLWSVVLVAMLAFAHADADAARRLGGGKSLGKQSSNVTQRESATPPATPGAPAQNVTNAAAAKPAAAAPAATPAVPAKKPWGAMLGGLAAGLGLAWLAHSLGLGAGFGNILMIALLAFAAFAVFKMVMRARSGGGGNSGAAAGGAPFAFQGAGAASPAAAQVPPQYSPNNVGNDASARPWERSSMAFDASRGAQGGAGTGVVIGSGLSGSQNWGVPADFDTEGFLTAAKRNFVTLQAAWDSSDINTLRSMMTDSMLDEIRTQLSEREAHRGVQPNHTDVVMIEAQLLGIEELGDGYMASVEFSGMIREEPSAGPSPFREVWNMTKPKVGSSSGWLVAGVQALQ
- the ubiE gene encoding bifunctional demethylmenaquinone methyltransferase/2-methoxy-6-polyprenyl-1,4-benzoquinol methylase UbiE; amino-acid sequence: MSTTHFGFQSVEEQEKARRVRGVFDSVASKYDVMNDLMSAGMHRAWKAYTVMVANLSEGSQVLDIAGGTGDLALAFSKKVGASGRVVHTDINEAMLRVGRDRLIDAGVVLPTLVCDAEKLPFPDAHFDVVSVAFGLRNMTHKDQAIAEMCRVLKPGGKLLVLEFSKVAKPLEKVYDWYSFKVLPQLGKLVAGDDASYRYLAESIRMHPGQEELKSLMQKNGFGHVDYHNMTGGIVALHVGIKC